The Hahella sp. HNIBRBA332 genome window below encodes:
- a CDS encoding MBL fold metallo-hydrolase, whose translation MSQKAMKLYDKNGHICLFLTGLVEGEAIPSNQLVIVDHGEAALFDPGGELTYTPLSIELSKHISIKSSLRYVFASHQDPDIITSLPRWLMHTDCQVVTSRLWARFLPHLVSEFVSGKMNKSLSHRMVELPDDGAQIPLGKSQIRAVPAHFLHSVGNFHFYDPVSKILFSGDVGAAMTPGWDHEPVQDMAKHIPLMEGFHKRYMASNKACQAWVNQVRKLDVEMMLPQHGKPFFGKDKIGQFLSWFEDLKCGVDLM comes from the coding sequence ATGAGCCAAAAAGCAATGAAGTTGTATGATAAAAATGGGCATATCTGCCTGTTCCTGACCGGTCTGGTCGAAGGGGAAGCGATTCCCAGCAATCAATTGGTCATCGTGGACCATGGCGAAGCCGCGCTCTTTGATCCCGGCGGCGAACTGACCTACACGCCGCTTTCCATTGAACTGTCCAAACACATTTCCATCAAGTCCTCCCTGCGTTATGTCTTCGCCTCGCATCAGGACCCGGACATCATCACTTCGTTGCCGCGCTGGCTGATGCATACTGACTGTCAGGTAGTAACCTCACGTCTGTGGGCTCGCTTCCTGCCGCATTTGGTGTCGGAGTTCGTCTCCGGAAAGATGAATAAATCTCTCAGCCACCGCATGGTGGAGTTGCCGGACGACGGAGCGCAGATCCCCTTGGGCAAATCCCAGATTCGCGCGGTGCCTGCGCACTTTTTACACTCAGTTGGTAACTTTCACTTCTACGATCCAGTCAGCAAAATCCTGTTCTCCGGCGACGTCGGCGCCGCCATGACGCCGGGCTGGGATCATGAGCCCGTGCAGGATATGGCTAAGCATATCCCGTTGATGGAAGGCTTTCATAAGCGCTATATGGCTTCTAACAAAGCCTGTCAGGCATGGGTGAATCAGGTGCGCAAACTGGATGTGGAAATGATGCTGCCGCAGCACGGTAAGCCGTTTTTCGGCAAAGACAAAATCGGCCAGTTCCTGTCCTGGTTCGAAGATCTGAAGTGCGGGGTCGACCTGATGTAG